The proteins below come from a single Biomphalaria glabrata chromosome 10, xgBioGlab47.1, whole genome shotgun sequence genomic window:
- the LOC129928540 gene encoding uncharacterized protein LOC129928540, translated as MYHSKKKKDGLLSYQDDACHVYGFEVDKLLQDNHPIKVFQVRSKQDHNVKKVIKAYFKDNTDVDQITTRQFMAEISVLTKIHHPYVMGMDTMGIFPGYFAYVMPLYETGTLTEALPTMNQEKSDEYLVQLCAGLKFLHRHKIAHRDVKTDNVLITAKEKRVVIADFGLSEILSTIDTPVSTIKGTHMYISPEQFIQKEFNAFKVSEMLYFLNVP; from the coding sequence ATGTATCACtcgaagaaaaagaaagacggACTTCTAAGCTACCAAGACGATGCCTGCCATGTGTATGGCTTCGAGGTGGACAAACTACTTCAAGACAATCACCCGATCAAAGTTTTTCAAGTCAGATCCAAACAAGACCACAACGTCAAGAAAGTCATTAAAGCTTATTTCAAAGACAATACTGATGTTGACCAAATAACCACAAGGCAATTCATGGCAGAAATTTCAGTACTCACCAAGATCCACCATCCTTATGTTATGGGCATGGATACCATGGGTATCTTTCCTGGTTACTTCGCATACGTGATGCCATTGTACGAAACAGGAACTCTGACCGAGGCACTGCCGACCATGAATCAGGAAAAGAGTGATGAATACCTTGTGCAGCTGTGTGCAGGACTTAAATTTCTCCATAGACATAAAATCGCTCACAGAGACGTGAAAACGGACAACGTTTTGATCACAGCAAAAGAAAAGAGGGTGGTCATTGCTGATTTCGGTTTGTCTGAAATCTTGTCCACTATTGATACGCCAGTGAGCACAATAAAAGGAACCCATATGTACATTTCCCCAGAACAGTTTATCCAGAAAGAATTTAACGCTTTTAAAGTAAGTgaaatgttatattttcttaatgttCCTTAA